ATAAGCTTCCCTTTAGTTTTAGTTCCAATCGTGATATCCTTCATCTCTTACAGAATGAGACTGGAAGGTGCTCTTCAAGTTTATCTGCTCCTAGGGACTGTCTCAATAGTGGCATCACTTATAACTGCAATGTTTGGCAAGCGTGTTATCAACCGCCTAGCATTCATTACAAATTAAGGGGTGATTCCATGCTTGAGGCTGAAAAGATTAGTACAGGTTACGGTAATGGCGATGTGATAAAAAATCTAAGCTTTATCGCAATAAAAAGGGAAATTTATGTATTATTGGGAGCCAATGGTGCAGGTAAAACCACGACATTTAGAGCAATCACCGGTATTTTACCCCTTTCCAAGGGTAGAGTAGTAGTTGATGGAATTGATATTTGGGTGGAACCTGAAAAAGCTAAAAGAAAGATTGGGTATCTGCCGGAGGGGGAGCGAGTTTATCCGGATTTAACTGTCTACAAGAATCTGCGATTTTTCGCCAGAATTTATGATGTTGAAGAAGAGCGGATTAATGAACTTCTAAAAGAATTTGGACTTGAAAAATACAAAAATACAAAAGCCGGATATCTAAGTAGAGGTTTTAGAAAGAGACTCGCTTTGGCGAGAGCATTACTTCATAATCCAGATATTTTAGTTTTGGATGAACCATTTGCCAATTTAGACATTCCAACCGTTTTAAGCTTAAGAGACAAAATTTTTGAGATGCTAAAAGAGGGCAAGACAATTTTATTCTCAACCCATATCCTAAGCGAGCTCCAAAACTTTGAAGGGGTAAAATGCAGGGTTGGAATAATGAAAGAAGGAAGGCTAGTTTTGGAGGAAAGATTGGAGAACCTGCTCAACAGAATCAGCAACATTGAAGTACTGTTTAAAGTCGACAAAAAACAACAGGCAAAAGAACTCCTAGAGAAGTTTGGATACCATGTTAAGGTGGAAAGCATCGGAGTTATCTTGGAAGTTTCTAACTATAGCGAGGAAGTGCCAGCAGTTATGAAGATACTGCTCACCCAGGGGATTAATGTATATGAAGTGAAACCAAAAGAAACCCCAATAGAGAAAGTGTTTACCGAAATGACAAAAGGTGATTAGGTTTAAATACTTCCTCCAGTTCCCACCGCCTGTGAAGTAATCCCTCAACATTCACCGCCAGAATCGCCCCCAGAATTCTAACGGCCGACCCCTAGACTAACACTCCCACTCGGCTTCAGAAGAAACTCAGAAAACCTTGAAAACAAGCCTCCCGCGAAAATCAGACAAGTACTTGTAAAACTTCCTCTCCTCTAGAGGTCGTAGAGGCTGATTACTTCCCTGCGGGTGTTTTTCGGGTAGTGTTTTCTGATTATTGGATAAATCTCGGATTTTATGAGCAGGATTTCCTTCTGGAAGTCCATAACAATCCCCAATCAACCAAAAAATTTAAATGCATATAAATCTAACGACCCGATGGGAACTAGGGTTTTCAATTTGCTCAATATTCCCTCCCTCAATCTTCGTTGTACGTTCAACCCCTATGGGAATTCTTTTGATTTTCACTGCTGCTTCAGACAGCCCTCTTGATGTATAAACACTTTTGGTGGATTAACATTATAGTCAACAATCATGAGAATCGCATCTTCCACTTTTTCTGATGGAATTACATGAAAGTTAACCAGCCCCACGGGTTTTCCTTGGAGCCAGTCGATGTGGAGGGAGTATAACTGGGGTGAGTCTTTAGCGGAAACTCCTTGGCTTTCCGGCACTATAACAAAAACTAAGAATACAATACCAAAAGCCAGCAAGCTTTTCCACTTCATAGTATATAGTCTCCAACAAGTTCTTATATTTGAAGTTATACAATCCATATTTATAAATATTTCTATATATTGGGGCGTGTTGATACTGTTAGGATAAGGATTTATTTGCGAATTCTCGAGAAAGATTGGATGGCTGGAGATTGAAGTGGAGAACTCACAAGGCAATCACGAGAGCGGTATGCTCCAAGCTTGAATACGAGTGGTTCAGACCCCCAAGGCGGTCAGCAAAGGGTGTCCTCCTTACCACTCGGTCAAGCCAGCCCTCATCATCTGAGATTTTCAATGAATTCAATAACTTCTTTGGTTTTATTACTATTTCCGACGAGGAAGATTAATCTTGGATATCCAAATTTTTCAGAGCATTCAAGGTATACTACTTCAGTGGCATTCGATAATAGAATTTTTTTATAAGCTTTCCGCTGAATTGGAATTTTTAATTCCTTAAAGTTTCGAGATTTTAGGTTCTTCTCAATTATATTAAACTTTTCTAAGCAATACCCTCTCTTATTGCTTAAACTCAAAAGAGGCTTTATGAATCCCATAGTTTTGTCTTTCCATATAAAGATTGCTATATGATATGTTCCATTAATACTTCCAATCCAAGAGGCATCATGCTCCTTCGGGACAACGTAGAAGTATGTGTTTATCCATTCTG
The Thermococcus sp. 2319x1 DNA segment above includes these coding regions:
- a CDS encoding ABC transporter ATP-binding protein, whose product is MLEAEKISTGYGNGDVIKNLSFIAIKREIYVLLGANGAGKTTTFRAITGILPLSKGRVVVDGIDIWVEPEKAKRKIGYLPEGERVYPDLTVYKNLRFFARIYDVEEERINELLKEFGLEKYKNTKAGYLSRGFRKRLALARALLHNPDILVLDEPFANLDIPTVLSLRDKIFEMLKEGKTILFSTHILSELQNFEGVKCRVGIMKEGRLVLEERLENLLNRISNIEVLFKVDKKQQAKELLEKFGYHVKVESIGVILEVSNYSEEVPAVMKILLTQGINVYEVKPKETPIEKVFTEMTKGD